Genomic window (Ananas comosus cultivar F153 linkage group 1, ASM154086v1, whole genome shotgun sequence):
ACACGAACTTTtgcacataaaaatttaaacaggAAACTGAAAATTCGACCTGAACTACTCAAGTAGCTAAACTTCTATTGATCACCATATTTGTGTGAGTTCTCCTAGACATACAGCAGGGTAAGGAGGTGAATGGGAGACATTAGCTGGACCCACATAATTCATATTTTGAAGCAAAATTACATGTCATATTTTGAAGTTCTATCTGACAAAAGTACCATAGTAGCCAAATCATTGATTAATGCTTACCAGGTCAGGATCAAACTAATAACCATGCCCTTTCCCAAAAGCAAGAATACATAATCTGCAGTTAATATGCATAGACTGGAACAGGTTGGGTTAGTGTCACGATTGACATCTGAAATACCGAATACCAACATACTTATTGGTATGCATATTTTACCAGTTTAGCATAGATGGTCACATGGGATCGTCATGTTCTTTTTTCCAAGGATATGCCATCTAGGTACAAGTTAATGTTCAATTATGTATCCCCGCATCAAAAAGAATATTCCTGCAACACGAGACTCGACATGGGGTACTTGTATTCAAACCAAAGATTTCTTGCTTGTTCCCGCCAAGCTAGAGTTTGCTTCCGACATACCATATGTATTTTAATGATTAATGAGATTCACCAAAGCTGAGGACAAACAAgttgaaagaatatatatatatatatatatatatatatatattagaagaaagaaagaaaagacgGCATGATCACTAAGACTACAATTGCCACTCTTAGGAGCCAAGATGATCGCGACTATCGAATCAATGCCTACAAGTAGACGCATCTAGCAAAAGGGTAGGGTCATTACAGATAGAATTTAACAAGTGAGCAAATCCTGTATACAATACACAGATTATTCGGCGAAACAGAAAAGCGCAGAGCATATTTTTATCTTCAAAGAACTGATTCTGTTCTCGAGCGCAGTGGACAAATTGGTCACTGTCTAGCTTTGCATCCGCCAACGTCAGTATGAGATAGTTACATGAAGATGTGGCGTTTTCTACATTAGTATTCATAaacctattaaaaaaaaataggcgTTACCCCAGGATAGCAGCATAAGCAGAACCATCTTCCATAGAAACTTGTGATAGGTCAACAACTTAAACTTGTGATCGAGTTAAATTATAAGTTAGTCCCTTTGATTTCATGGAGATGCCAACATAGTCCCTAAACTCCTTTTATTGCCAAATCAAGCGATCATATTTCAATCCTTAGTGATTATATCCCTAATTCTAAAatacttctattttttaatgaatCTGCTAAGAGTATAGTACTGGGTGGCATTGATAGTAAAAAGCTAATATAACCAACAAATTAAAAGTTCACTAATGTGTAATAACTTATCAAGCTTACGGGGAAAAGATACAGTAAGGAAATATTTTTTAGATGAAAGGGATGAATTTGGTAATTTATAAGAAATTAGGGGcgtatttgataaaatattgatCGAGCACACCGGATTAGTAGTTCCATAAAAGTTAATGGACAAAACACTAGTTTGTCATCACACGACGATTGGCGCGCATCTACAAAGCTAGTTGAGCAATTTGAACATGATTAATGACTAAGTACTTCTTAAGCTCCTCATTTGGAATGACAAATCAAATAATGCATTCACCCAAGCAATTCTCTAAGAGAAATGAAACAACAATCATCTAATGAGGGTTTAAGGATACGTAAAAATCGAAGTAGGTTTCTACCTAAATAAAGGGAGTGTAAGTCATAGTGAATAGGACATGACAAGTGTCGCAAAGGATGCGCTTCAAATGCTACGCTAAACCATTAAACGCTAAAAGGAACTTATTCGAGTGTAGATAAAAGCTTTGCGGAACATGCTAGCGtcagtaaaataaatgaagaaagAGACGCAAAAGAGAAGGGTGAAATATATCCTCAAAAATGAGCATAAATTCATGCAAAGAAACGACATTGCGGGGAGGGAATCTTACTAACATCTTAACTTACGCTGATCGACCTGCGTAAATCGGATGACTAAATTTGCCTTCTGATTAAAATTCGCGTAACTACGCAATACTTTATGGTTCTTCTACTTTCACAAACTAGATAACAatgcacatttttttttttcgcatgaATAGTAATCGACAATGTAGCGGATTGATGATTAGCATGTTTCATACGTAATTCTAAAGACTAtaaattagtataaattatatataccaAAATTGCTATTGaatccttataattttaatgtaataGCTTTAGTTCATGAACTTTTTTACATACATTGTACTCTAGTTTCTGACGTTataaaaaagatttataaaaaaaaaaaaaaactcgtgTTTACTTCAAAATGCGATTTTTAACCTACAAAATAAAGAGGATTAAGGTAGTGACTCGTAGCAAGATgtaaaatgattattttctgagaaaaaattagattttttttttctcttttcatgtTAAAATGTTCAGGTAGAAAATAGTGAAATACTAAAATACAGTGACCAAGTCGCAACACGGAGAGAGTTCAGGGACTATGCATATAGATTTTACCCTATTCGTCGCGGTCGCATGCGACCCCTTCGCGTCCATCGCGCTACCATTTTCTAAGAAGAACGCCGCACGCGTAGAGATTATGCGGTCGCTCGAGGTTGAAGACGACGAAGAAGTCGGCGACGAGGCTCCGAACGTTCGGCTTCGCTCTTCGAAGAGTCGGCGACGAATTTAGGGCTTGCGAGTGAGTTAGAGGAGGTTGTTAGGGTTTTCAGGGGAAAGGGTCGGGGAAATATGGCGCGAGTCCGATACTTAAGAGGAGGGAGTGGGTTGGGCTCGATTTGGGCCTCTCAGGCCCATTTCATTTCGGCCCATAGTATTTACACACGGGCTATACTTGCGACGCAATGTAcattaaagaaaattataataaacagaatattttttcattgCACTTTAACAACAGTGAAAagtgcaaaaaaattttatccacGTGAGTTCCTATAATAAACAAATTATGTTTCAGAAGTTAGTCTAAATAGGGACGAGACAAGGTATTGTGAGTTTGAGTATAACATACTCCAAAGATTTAAACACAGATGGTAACATGACACGCAAGAATCGTGCAAAAGCAATTAAATTCTTTGTTTCCGGTGTAAGATTTTGTACTCCTGTTGATTGTTAAGCAAACTATGTTGAATTAAATACTAATTGAGATTATTTCAACAAAATAATAGTCTGAATTACGGGAAAAAAAACCTGGTATTTTGATCTCATTCTTTACTGATCCAAATAATATTTACTGAGATTAAAAGTTTCTTCTTTGTTCAAAATCGAGCGGAGAAAATCGCTAGCCAAAAAGAGCCATTTATCGATTAATGGCAGCAGAAAACTAGCTTTGATAGTTTATAATTCATCATCTTAATACCCAGTTTCACGAAAGTTATATCAGTAACATAAGGCAATGTAGTATTATGACATGATGAAAGGGAGAAGTACAGGGTATGGCAAAGAGCGACGAAAAAGATGAACTTGATGTTTGATTTGTTGAGTGTTAGTCATCTACTAAAATTGGCAAACTCATGCAGTCCTCGCGAAAGGTCAACACTTCGTGCCGTTCTTTTTGGTGTTTCGATGATGAACGAAATGCCGATTAATATCACATTGCAGGAAGTTTCTCACTCATTCTCTTTTATCTTCCTCATTATCACCATGGCTACCTAATGTGGCATCTGTTCTTAGTACCAATTTAGCATCTTGCGAAATCGAATAACTAAAGCTATCTTTGTAGCTAAATGGCACGGGCCTAATCAGCGGTCCAGTATCCTCATGATCGAAGTCCTCACTTCCATCGTCCGAATAGGCAAACCTGGTTGTAAAAGTAAATTTTAGAGCTTCGTGCAAAGAACACTGGAACTAAATGAATATTTTGTTATCTACATCATGGTAAGGCTAAAAACATATGAGATCATAAAGTAGTAGATTGGCGAAACATTATGCAAGTGATTGAATATTTTATGGTTTCACCTCATTGAGTTTTGAGATGGTGCCCAAAGAATACAGATGACGCAGAGGAGCGAGAAGGAGATGAACTGCCACAAAGCAGGAACAACCCACGCGCTTTGCCATCGCTCATTATACATGTCGGTGGACTTGAAGTAGATCTACATGGAGATTAACACGTATATATTCTCATTCTTTCGAACTTCAAAATATTCAAACAAGTACCGAACAGCAAAATAAAGCAAATGAGTACCAATCAAATTGcttgcaacatttttttttttgtgaatcttACCTCGTATGCGATCCAACCAAGCGATACAATAACAGCCACGATCAATGCATTCGTGAATTTTCTGTATATTTCTAACTTGGCAGTCATTCTTCTTGCCTGTTGCAGATTAAAAATCACCCCAGCAGTGCAGTTTTCAGTACATTGTGCAGCAAGATATCACAATTTCTGCAAGTAAATTAAGTATGATCAAGGTACCTGAAGCTTGTTCAAGGTTCTCGCAAGCGAAGTGAATATCCAAATAATGAAGGAAGCATCCAACACGGCCACAGGAAGAACGAAGAACAGCTTCGCCTTCCCCGATTGATCGCTTACAATGCCGACATTCTCGACCACTTCCAAAACCTCAGAAGCCGAAAAGAAAGTCCCCCCGAGCAAAACAACCTTAGAAGTGAGGCCACCCAATGTAGGCCTCACAACACCAAACCCCATAGAAACCAAAAGGATCAGCACGCGCGAAACCGTGCGCTTCACCACGGCAAAGGTAGCTGCCCAGAAAGTGGTGCCCGCCGGCCGGACACCCGTTTTGTTGAACTCCACGAAATCGAAGTACCACAGCGTCATTTCGAACATTCCTAATGTGATGACAAGCGTGATGCAGTTCTGAAGCGGCATCACCTCTCTCCAGAACCTTGCATATTGGTAGAACCAACATATTCCAAGTACAACAAAAGCTAAAGACATGAATCCATAGAAGTTCATAAGAGGGGCCATTCTCCCTGGTAAATAGCCAGTCGGGTTCTTCCATATTGTCTTTCCTTCTATTGCTAGTCCGTCGAGCGACGGATCGCAGTAGATGAAGTACAGGTTGTACATTCCTGTTTCCGTAATCTGGATGGTTTGTGACGGTAGAGTCGCCTCGAGATCGCCTGCTGTGAATGAGGCAGAAAATGCCTGAGGCCAATCGCGGCTGCGGTTAGAAGGGCGGTAGATGACCGCTCCTTCGGTGCAGGCGCCGATTTTCGCTAAGTCGGATGTGCAGCAAATGGCTCGCTGGCCGCCGTAGGCTGATCCGCCGATCGCTTCGCGATCCTCCACCTCGAAAATAATGGCTCTAACCGAAACGGATTCGGCACCGTCGGTTGCGGCCTTTGGCCTCTTGAAGACGATCTTTTCGAATCTGACTCAATTCAGCAAAGGAGAGacagagagaagaagaagattagtGAGATTAATGTGTTCGAAACTGATTCAATTGAGTACTTAACATTGAGAATATTCTCCTCTTTTACTTAACCCTGTAGCCAATTCAGTTAGATTCAAATCAAACGTAATACACTGGTGAGAGACCCACTCTGTTTACAAATTACTAAACAAATTGGGCACTCACTGCACAATATTGGATGCAATTACTCGATCAAAGTGGAGATAGTTCAAAATCATGCTAAAATATAAAAGGCAAAGTTCGACACCGCTGTTTAACTGCTGCAACTACAACTACGAGCATTTTAATCACGCTGTATTAACAACTACATCAAATCAGGCCGATCGAGCACGGTTCTTAGAGACAATAATTAATTCTGTGCCGTTTCTTACTAGATCGATCTAAATAGTACCGGATGAAGGAGCTGAGAGCGGGGTCGGAGGGGTTGCGAGAGAGGGGAGAGGCGTAGAGACCCTCGCTTCCGCCATGGAGGATGTACGCATTGCCTTGGTTCGCGAACCTCTCCCCGGCGTAGTCGTGGACCGACGCATCCACGCCGAAGAAGATGATCGCAATGAgacagagaagaagaagaagaggaggaggaggaggagaagggttCGGCGCCATTAGAGAaaggagctctctctctctctctctctctctctttggatCTGAGAAtgtggaagaagaagacgaagaagacgaagaagtgGAGGAAGACGACGACTTCGGCTCGGAAGCAGAGATGGGTTAGGAGGGAATTTTGACTTCCAGGTTTTATTTGGGCTAAATCGCACTTCTACTCCCTAACTCTTTGGCTATTTTAATTTGCTactcaaactttttaaatatgaaaatttaaaagtaccaagttttCAACGATGTTTAGTTTTTGGTGCTTTATTATTAGAACATAAATTGAGTAGATATTTTGTTTGAAGATTTCTCTTAAGAGTGCGAGTGATTGCATGCATCGGACGGCGCGACGACCGATCTGACGCTGAAATTGAGGAAGGCGTTTGCTCCGGGATGCGTGACGGCCACCGCGGAGGCACGTGCTACGCCCgtcctcgtcgtcctcgtccAGAAATTCAAAACATTACAAAATATCACTGTACATCTTGTACATTTTATTTTGATACATTTGAATATACAAGAAGACTAAAcaacaaaagttaaaattatacctatattaccgaccgtctctaacGTAAGttgcaaagggcttggtgattggtacccaaggtttcaagttcgattcctagttgattcacattttcagttaagtttatttctaaataaaataaacgaagcgctgcctatctctaaaaaaaaaaacaaaaacaacaaaaattataCCTATATTTAACATGTATTATTCCAACTATAAGAGattgtttggttagatgtaattacgAATATAGAATAATTGGAGATGCATgcaattgaaaatataattataattgcaATAATATGCATCATCCTGTTTGGTTATATAGTAAAAAACGatgcaactataaataatttgtttgactGCATACagttgttaaaattttattattttatatatatatatataatggtgaGAGCACCttcaatgtaaaaaaaaattattttttgcttaaaaaataattaaggaggTAAGCTTATATTTTGTTTAGAATTACTCTCTTCACCTGTTGCAGTTAGAACTGCGGTTAATTTGGACATAGtttcaactgctgtagttgaaACTCCTGTAGTTTTTATTGCAGCAGTtgaagttaaatatatcaaaccaaacattGAATTTACATTTTTATAAAGTTACAACTGCGGTGCAGTTGCAATTACATGCAACCAAATGACTCCTAAGATTTGGAAAGAATAATTTTTAAGCTTACCTtggtaataatttttatttttatttttactttcctATATAACTTATAATCTCATCAACCTAAATGATTTCTTAACCgcatgcaacaaataaaaaacttatacaaacaaaatgtatataattatagttattatattttcaattacattatttctaattatattatatttataattttgttgAACCAAACtgcttaatttttaatattcattaTCTTAAAACCACATGTACCTAAATGGTCTATATGTAACGGACTAGAGCATTTGAAAAATCTACTACTAAAATCAACATTATAGAGACATGTCTTGTTCATGTTCATTTTATAAGAATTAGTGtctaaaatttatgattttattatctaggactttgaatataaaataaaaacttaaatttagataattttaaCGGATGGTGTATGAGAAGTACTTATACACCCGGTGCTGGCGATAATTTCCTGCCAATCCACATTCAAAAAGTCCGGTACAAAAGCCCATAAAAACTCTTATCGGGCCGGGCTAAGACTAGGGTTGCAACGACACAAATCCGACCCAATATTCAGAAACCCAGCCCGGCCCGTACAGTAAACCCGGTTGGATGGTTCAGGCCCGGTTTAAGGTCGAGCGCCGGTTCGGTGAGGGGCACAAGGCCCATAAATAGTCGGATTCGGTCGAACGCAAGCCCTAATTCCCTCGAATATCCTCCCACGCACCGTTCGATCCCGATCCTACGGTCCAAAGACGCCCCCAAAACCCCTTAACGAATCCAACTCGTTCCTCCGCAATCTCCTTTATATAAGAAGCCACTCCTCGATCCGCCTCTTCGTTCCCTCGAAACCCTACCTCATCGTCTTCTCGATCGATCTCTTCTTCTCCAAGATCCAAAGGTTtcaatattttgtttttcttcccaatttctttgttgatttgctCTCGTTGTTTGATCTTTCAATGGCTTTTTCTGTGATGAATCTATTGATTGTTAAGGGTTTATGCATTCCTGATGCTTGCGATCTTTGTTTACTTGCTTCGATCTGTAAATTTAGATCGTCGGGACTAGGAAAGAGTAAATTTTTACTAGCTACGCCTTATTTGTATCCTGTTACTGCTCTTAATTGATTTGGAAAAT
Coding sequences:
- the LOC109709800 gene encoding transmembrane protein 87A-like; the encoded protein is MAPNPSPPPPPLLLLLCLIAIIFFGVDASVHDYAGERFANQGNAYILHGGSEGLYASPLSRNPSDPALSSFIRFEKIVFKRPKAATDGAESVSVRAIIFEVEDREAIGGSAYGGQRAICCTSDLAKIGACTEGAVIYRPSNRSRDWPQAFSASFTAGDLEATLPSQTIQITETGMYNLYFIYCDPSLDGLAIEGKTIWKNPTGYLPGRMAPLMNFYGFMSLAFVVLGICWFYQYARFWREVMPLQNCITLVITLGMFEMTLWYFDFVEFNKTGVRPAGTTFWAATFAVVKRTVSRVLILLVSMGFGVVRPTLGGLTSKVVLLGGTFFSASEVLEVVENVGIVSDQSGKAKLFFVLPVAVLDASFIIWIFTSLARTLNKLQARRMTAKLEIYRKFTNALIVAVIVSLGWIAYEIYFKSTDMYNERWQSAWVVPALWQFISFSLLCVICILWAPSQNSMRFAYSDDGSEDFDHEDTGPLIRPVPFSYKDSFSYSISQDAKLVLRTDATLGSHGDNEEDKRE